The Dermochelys coriacea isolate rDerCor1 chromosome 12, rDerCor1.pri.v4, whole genome shotgun sequence genome has a window encoding:
- the PLEKHF1 gene encoding pleckstrin homology domain-containing family F member 1 has product MKEMVDHLVNTEINSQRIASVENCFGASGQPLAVPGRVLLGEGILTKECRKKPKPRVFFLFNDILVYGSIVINKRRYNSQHIIPLEDVTLETLPDTLQMKNRWMIKTSKKSFVVSAASLTERKEWLSHLEECIRHLLTKTGRQPSMEHAAPWIPDKATDICMRCTQTKFSTLTRRHHCRKCGFVVCGDCSRQRFLMPRLSPKPLRVCSLCYRQLMAEKKKEAEGDQKQPEQIDSSMTGYEPSSGEDSDKSDDDKVERWPADAEFYASEVSWSSFHS; this is encoded by the coding sequence ATGAAGGAGATGGTGGACCATCTGGTTAACACTGAAATTAACAGCCAACGCATTGCTTCTGTGGAAAACTGCTTTGGGGCATCTGGACAACCCTTAGCTGTGCCAGGAAGGGTCCTTTTGGGTGAAGGAATTTTGACCAAAGAATGCCGCAAGAAGCCCAAGCCACGGGTATTCTTTCTTTTCAACGACATCCTTGTGTATGGGAGCATAGTGATAAACAAAAGGAGGTACAATTCCCAGCACATCATACCTCTCGAAGATGTCACCTTAGAGACGCTGCCGGATACCTTACAAATGAAGAATCGATGGATGATTAAAACTTCGAAGAAGTCCTTTGTCGTGTCTGCAGCCTCCCTCACAGAAAGGAAAGAATGGCTTAGTCACCTTGAGGAATGCATTAGGCATCTGCTGACAAAGACAGGCAGGCAGCCCTCCATGGAGCATGCCGCCCCCTGGATACCCGACAAGGCCACTGATATCTGCATGCGCTGCACACAGACCAAGTTCTCCACGCTCACTCGCAGGCATCACTGTCGGAAGTGTGGCTTCGTTGTGTGCGGGGACTGCTCCAGGCAGAGGTTTCTGATGCCACGCCTGTCCCCCAAGCCGCTGAGGGTCTGTAGCCTATGCTACAGGCAGTTGATGGCAGAAAAGAAGAAGGAAGCAGAAGGTGACCAGAAGCAGCCAGAGCAGATTGACTCTTCCATGACTGGTTATGAACCATCTAGTGGTGAAGACAGTGATAAATCCGATGATGACAAAGTGGAACGGTGGCCGGCAGATGCAGAATTTTATGCCTCAGAAGTATCTTGGTCATCTTTCCATAGCTGA